A single genomic interval of Musa acuminata AAA Group cultivar baxijiao chromosome BXJ3-4, Cavendish_Baxijiao_AAA, whole genome shotgun sequence harbors:
- the LOC135585000 gene encoding uncharacterized protein LOC135585000 isoform X2, with product MFSFPNAPSFFLLLLLLPLLFLLSPASGAGSPASLSNGTTVYDLLSEYGLPPGILPDTVKSFSLASGGRFVTKLYGACYVDFEYVVYYEPRVSGVVKYGAIEEVQGVQIRRYLVWFNVDTIRLDPSSSDFIYFEGSWISLKLRIDQFQTVHSCRGSLSLLGRAKEVARSMFESLFLD from the exons ATGTTCTCCTTTCCCAACGCgccctccttcttcctcctcctcctcctcctccctctcctctttctGCTCTCCCCCGCTTCCGGCGCAGGGTCCCCTGCCTCGTTGTCGAACGGCACTACCGTTTACGACCTCCTCTCGGAGTACGGCCTGCCGCCAGGCATCCTCCCGGACACcgtaaagtccttctccctcgccTCCGGCGGCCGGTTCGTCACCAAACTCTACGGCGCCTGTTACGTCGACTTCGAGTACGTGGTGTACTACGAGCCCCGCGTGTCGGGCGTCGTCAAATACGGCGCCATCGAGGAGGTCCAGGGCGTCCAGATCCGCCGCTACCTCGTCTGGTTCAACGTCGACACCATCAGGCTCGACCCCTCCTCCTCCGACTTCATCTACTTCGAAGGCAGTTGGATCTCCCTCAAGCTCCGGATCGACCAGTTCCAGACCGTGCACTCTTGCAGGGGCAGCCTCTCGCTGCTCGGCCGCGCCAAGGAGGTCGCCCGTTCCATGTTCGAG TCATTGTTCTTGgattga
- the LOC135585000 gene encoding uncharacterized protein LOC135585000 isoform X1, producing MFSFPNAPSFFLLLLLLPLLFLLSPASGAGSPASLSNGTTVYDLLSEYGLPPGILPDTVKSFSLASGGRFVTKLYGACYVDFEYVVYYEPRVSGVVKYGAIEEVQGVQIRRYLVWFNVDTIRLDPSSSDFIYFEGSWISLKLRIDQFQTVHSCRGSLSLLGRAKEVARSMFESIFAPQL from the coding sequence ATGTTCTCCTTTCCCAACGCgccctccttcttcctcctcctcctcctcctccctctcctctttctGCTCTCCCCCGCTTCCGGCGCAGGGTCCCCTGCCTCGTTGTCGAACGGCACTACCGTTTACGACCTCCTCTCGGAGTACGGCCTGCCGCCAGGCATCCTCCCGGACACcgtaaagtccttctccctcgccTCCGGCGGCCGGTTCGTCACCAAACTCTACGGCGCCTGTTACGTCGACTTCGAGTACGTGGTGTACTACGAGCCCCGCGTGTCGGGCGTCGTCAAATACGGCGCCATCGAGGAGGTCCAGGGCGTCCAGATCCGCCGCTACCTCGTCTGGTTCAACGTCGACACCATCAGGCTCGACCCCTCCTCCTCCGACTTCATCTACTTCGAAGGCAGTTGGATCTCCCTCAAGCTCCGGATCGACCAGTTCCAGACCGTGCACTCTTGCAGGGGCAGCCTCTCGCTGCTCGGCCGCGCCAAGGAGGTCGCCCGTTCCATGTTCGAG